The Micropterus dolomieu isolate WLL.071019.BEF.003 ecotype Adirondacks linkage group LG23, ASM2129224v1, whole genome shotgun sequence DNA window AAGTCAGAGACACCAACAAACAGGTTTTCTTCTGGCGTAAACTCAGATGATTATGTTTTTCTTGCTACCTTAacatgggatttttttttatccataaaTAGCTAATGGAAGATGGTCAATAACTAGAGCACTCTGTGCAAACAGTGAACTTAGATGTCAATCTGAAGTCTATTCGTCACATTTGAAATCAGCCCCAATTACCTTCTACTACACTGTCACAAAGACCGGTCACCttatatgatttattttagcGGTATGTTCAACACAGTGCGCTGTATCTTGGGGATACACTTAAGGGAGCCAATTATTTGCACCAATGGCTGTTCCTAAAACAGAAGCCATGTGTAGAGATAAATAACTGCTGGGAGCAAAACGTTTAAAGTTGTTGAGCGTGTGAAAGGCCTActgagaggaaagaaaggagacgGAGAGCTGGTTACCTTGGGAATTTGGCTCAGGCAAAGTCTCTCTGGCAACTAAATGCATCACTGTGGTCTTCCCCAAGGGCAGTTTGAGAGCTAGcaggggagaaaagagagagagagggaaaaaggtTGTTCAGTGAGCTACAGTACATCTGTTTACAAGGTCATTCACCATCACTATTACTAGTACAAGTTATGCTACACTGGAAAGAGCTGGGCAACATCGAAGCTACAATAGAGATGAAAAGCTACAATCTACATTTTAGCTATttcatgaaataataaactattGCTGAAGGAGTCAAAATATTTGACTGTGAGGTGATTTTGCTGCAGACTAATCTGTTGCAGGTAAGGAACGGGCCTGAAACCTTTCTGTAAACGAATGTCAGTTTTTTCACACAGGGTGATCGGCtgttcctaaaatgtcaaatgtatgACTGTGATTTATCTAAAGCTATTAGGGAGCTGATTTTTACGGCAAAATGAATGGAAATCAATGGCTGCCAGGAAGCTAAGCAAAACGTATTGTATTCTAACTACTGTATGCTTTGTAATATTACAAGTGGAACTAATCCCACTGTGATATttgatggaaaaaaaataaactacatgAAGGTTATTACATTCCTCAACACATTGCACACATTATAGTTGATGTCTTACTTGTAATATTTGTAACTCCCCCAAAACTGCTTATCAATCACTTCaagtgtgttgtgtttacacTTCAAAACCACAGGGAGTTTTGACTCGACTTTAATAAGAGGATTCTGTGTCAGCGGGCAAACATGTTAAACCACCGATAAGGGAATTATCAGATAGATGGCAGTAATGGGATGAGTGTAAAAGGTTTAGGGACGGCCATAACCCCATTAACCACACAAAAAACAGTCAAATCAAAATTGGGTTAAGTAGACGAAAAAGCCTAAAAGCCAGGGAGCAGTGAAGTGGGACATCGTCTTTTTCTCTTCACTTATGGCATTCATTTTCATGATCCCTCCCCtacctcctcccccctccccccaacgTCCCTTTTCTGTCTGTTCTTTGTGCTGCTACTCTAACGACGGTCTTGCCCCTTTCCTGACCGGTCTCTTTTTGCTAtatttcctctctcctccctctctcccgtCAAAGCAGGCTTGTCCAGAGCACTGAGGTACCTCTGTTCGGCGGCTCAGGAAAGGGATGAGAACAGCAAAGAACTTTCCAGCAACACTCTGCTGTGATTTTGGGTGCACGTCTACGAGCAGGAGGTGtactttctgtgttttctcacCTCCTAGTGTTACGTTGCCGTGTAGAAAGCGGCCCTGGTAGATCAGCCTCAGGATGTTAGGACTGCTGACCTGCTCTTCTTCCCAGTCTGAAAGGGtaaaaaaaaggacagagacagaggggaagagagaaaaattaaCATGGAGAAAGACAGATGACCATCTTCATGTATTTTCCCCTGCCTGCACATCTCTTTCtcaatattgtttttgtctAAATTTCCACATTATGTGACCTCTttctcataaaacatcctcctCATCATTATTGTATAATCTATAATTTATAAACAGAACAGGCAGGTTCAGTAATTACATTTCACAACCTTTTTATTGCTACTTTTGATTGAATTTGCTCTAAACAAAGTGAAGGTATAAGTAAGGAATTTAATTGTTATGGGACTCTGACTAACACATGATGAAAAGTTTTTAATTCAAAACTACTCCGTTAGCCCTGTTCTGTGTCAATGTCATTTTCTGTACACAGTGAATAGATAAGAAATCAGTCATTGCATGGTGTAACAAAAACACCCCCAACAAACGCACTGAAGATATTTTGAGACATTTAGGGCCTTTATTTCAGACCATTACATTCAGAATGTATAATAATGTGAGCTTTGTGGGATGCACTACAGAATGTGAGAGACATTCAAAGCAAAAGAACACGAGGTGTGGCTTGGGAAGAGCAAAAGACAAAAGTGAAGGCATCAAATGAGAGGGAAAACAACGGGGGGAGTTGCATGGCAGCAGAGTCTGGCCGCCAGATGTTTGTCTCCGGCTGAGCGGAGGGTGTTGGTGCTGACTGAGGGCCTGCTCTGGGTCTCACAGGGTTCAGATCTGTTGTCTGGGAGGAGCACAGGGCGCGTCCAAAACTGAAAGAACTGAAAGGACTGAAAGGGAATCTCCTCTTGTCACGGAGTTCATCAGTATAATCTATAGTTTTTCATGCACTTGTGGCCTTCTCTTAACTGCACTACATTCAAAGCATCATAGGAAAAGTCTGTTCAGATTTAAAGGTGGTGTAAGGTCGGCAGTATCAAATGAATTGTGACACTGGCGTAGCAGCGTTTAGGGAGTGGGTGTATTACAGAGAGGTAGTGGCTGTTCCCACATTCCTTTATGAAATGATAATCAGCCTGAAAGGAGGAGCGCACTCTAATTACCCTGCACCAAAGATTGGCACATTCCCACACTGCTATACAGATATTCATCAGCAGTAGGTTTGAATGTGATCTCAACTCTCTGGATACACCGTGTAGCTCCTCAGCCGCCTTTATCTTTgttgtaaaaaattaaaataaaaaatacagccAAGGTAAGTCAGATCATCTGGTTTCAAAGTGCATTAGCAGCTACACTGTTAGCAATTActgctcatgcacacacactggggCTGTGCTTACACAATAttacaaaatatcacaaaatgGTCAACAGGATATAATCTATGTGCAGAATTTGGGGGAAAAGTCACATTAAGTATACTCTACCAAATACCTTCCTAAATCTGGTAAATGTTTACACTTAGCAGTTAATGTGAAGCAGACATGCTAGTCATAGTAAGGCAAGgatattgtgctttttacttgtaataaagtTGTAAACTATATtatcagttaaaaacatatgaTGCATCACAGATTAAACTACCTAACTTAATACAAAGTTGCTAAAATTATACAATAGACAGATGTTAGTAATCTGCATATTGCTTACTTTTGTGCATTTTGCTGCtacatatttttacttaagtaggattttgaatgcaggacatttaGTGGAGTATTTATATGTTGTTGTATTGTTAACATAgataatattgttattatagaTAAAGAAATTAGTAGACCTTTAAGTCACTTGATACTCATTCAAATCAGCTGCTTATCAACTGCCAATCACTGATGTATCTAAATGGAGCTACTCACCCATCGGCCAGTTGTCATAGACGTGTTTGGCAATGTCTGCTGCCGAGTCGTtgggagagaagaggaattctTTCGTCTTCCCGCTGACTAAAATAAGCCGCAGGTTTATctaaaacacagataaaaacaagataGAAATGTTAGAACTGTATGTGAGAAACGGACACATCAAATGGAACATAACACAAGCAACGGTCCCATATGTCACATTAAACACAGTCAAATCAGGAAGCACGCAGGTTCAAGTTAAGTCGTCTAATAGGAAACAGGAGAAGGATATGAGGGCCCTGAGGAGTGTCCTTCCGCAAGATCAACTCCCATCTGTCTCTCCaacttcctctcctcctcacttTTCTCTCATTCCCGCTAACTCTCTGTTTCGTTGTCTTTGGTTCCCAGTCCTGTCCCTTACTGGCAGTTTGTCTCCTTCTCGTCTTTACCACTCACAAGCCAGATGTTTTGCCTTTTTCCTTAGTCTGTAGAAGAAACCCCACGTGTAATTGTTATGAAAATGTACATTATTATGAGACTAAAATTAAAGTTTCACTGCAACATCACTGCAAATTAGATGTTTCtccatttatacatttttattgctttttaaaaagaaaaactgtattgCATTTGCATAAGGTTAACTTCCTGGATAGGAGTACACTATTAAAAGTGAAATGTGGTAATGTGGAAATGTGAAAAGTAAATTTAGATTGTTATGATTTATGAATGACACTGGGTATGTTTGTAATTTCAACACAACCAAACGTAGCTCTCATAGTGAAAAACAGCCCACTAAACATGAACACAGTTACAACGTCTAGTCTTGGAACATTAAAGGCTGTTAAAATGTGCAACCTGCCCTGAATAGCTTATCCCAGCAGTCAGTGGTGACAGCCAAGTATACTAATAAATCAGTAATAGTGTGAGACCCTGAATGTGCATGTCTTCTCTCTTCGATCCCCTTTAaatggaggtcagaggtcagagtcaGCGACTGAAAAAGCgtctctggagcagctagggaATTGTCATTGTGAGGCGTACAACATTTTAAAGGTGGAAACAAGACAAATGGACATTCATCAGAAACTGCTGGCCTTACTAATTTATGCTGCATTTCTGCACAGAAAACCTTTCATTGTAAATGAAATGGCAGATGGAGAGATGACTGCAACAAGGACTGTAAACTCTTCAGTGAGAACAGGAGTTGAACTATATTGTTGTCACTCACAGCACACTGCGCTATTGATTACTCTCTATTTTCTTATATTTAATTATCATTTCTCCCACTATACATTCTCAATGGTCACACCACttgtaagaataaaaaaagcaaacattataCACTAAGGCAATACAAGTCCCAGATTACTAACATACCCTGGAGCATCACACAGGCTACTTTAAAAACTACATCCTTCCATAATATGAAACTACAAagcaagagaaaagaaaagaaagaaatatctATATGTATACATcagcacacatactgtacattgtgCACAGGCTACTTACATACATACCTACACACATTCCTACCTATTACATCCCCACACACCCAACAAAGAGGCCACTCCTAACTTTTGAGTGTCCTATGAGTGCACATACCTACTAGCATACCGTGCATACACAGTTGAACAAGTTATTATTTAACTGGCATGTTGTGTGTAGCAGCCGTACAGTACGCCTTTAAGAGACACAGCAAAGgtctgtggtgtgtgtttgcttttgcttactgtgtatgtgtgtctggcCTGCAGTCCGCGCATGGCACAGGCACGTGTGTGTCATTGTTTCTAGTGTGTTTCCATGTGCAGAGCGTCTGTTAGCCCTCTataccgacacacacacacacacgtgtataCATATGCACGCATACTCACAGACAGACCCGGCTGCTGTGATGTAACAGAGCTAACACCAAGGGATTGAAACCGAGATCTCTGTAAGCCCGTTATCAAATCAGCTTATAGGTTTAAGAATGGAAGAGCCATACAGAGAcgcatacatatatacagaaaAAGACATACTCATACACTGACCTCAACACTGaccccacaaacacacagatcatATGGGTAAAGCTACTTGAAAGAGATCAGATGAACTTGATAGCTTTGAGCttccatttttgtttatttgtgcatATGCAGAATACTCTGGTCCATAAATACACACTGTATGCAAACACATGCATCCGGGTGAAGAGTACACTcattactttacattgtagcaaagtgtcatttttttcagtgttgtcacatgaaaagatataatcaaatatttacaaaaatgtgaggggtgtactcacttttgtgattacgctgtgtatatatatttaaactagtgtggggcaacgattaaaaatttttatcGCAATTAATCTTTCTGCGATTTCGTGTTAggcacaaaattgaataatgaattctaaagtagtgtattgctcACTTTTATTGAAATGTACCAGTATGtacaaaaaagtgcaataataATAGTggtttttaccagcagtattcccttttaGGGAaggattttggaaaataatctaagtACGATTTTTTTTACCACTATTGCGACTGCGATTTAAtactatttatattattatttttaagctctttatcTTCTGTATTACTCAAAATGG harbors:
- the ubl3a gene encoding ubiquitin-like protein 3a codes for the protein MTGSTPADMINLRLILVSGKTKEFLFSPNDSAADIAKHVYDNWPMDWEEEQVSSPNILRLIYQGRFLHGNVTLGALKLPLGKTTVMHLVARETLPEPNSQGQRNREKTGESNCCVIL